The genomic region aaaattccctatgtccaaggacaaaatctgccagcaccatctgatctggctggccttggcctctgggGGCTGAAGCTCATCTGCCCCTGGAACACTGGGGCTCGCTTTTTCCCTTCCTATGGAGACCATGGTGATACTGTGAGGACCTGGTGGTACTTTCCCTAAAAAAGTTGCAATTTGTAAAGGTATCTCTCAGAACAATACCTGGCAGctttggctggccttgtcctctaGTGGTcacctttcatctgcccctaaaacagtggcGCTCTATTCCTTCATTCCTGGGGAAAATagctggtcttcatgtccaggaaccacagcaaaaataagaattgGCCACCAAGCCTGCCTGGGGTCATGGAACCATCTGCaggccccgggcagatattgactctgccagtgctgccatcctccctccagtgagagaaaaggacacagggcaggcacacagaggggcaacatgaagacaccgaggtcagtgaagaggaagttgagtcccagatggaagggatgaggagatgccttgatcttggggctgaaattccctgctaaagctatggagaaggatgtcattgatacatcaggctctctttttccctaaaaggcattgaaaaatatggggagatgacttgtttcagcaaaggcctccatgctaaagtaaggaaaTATTGAAGTAGCTTGATGCCATGAGGTGTTTGAACagacaaagagagcagagtgatgagaccctgtgccctcagggagagaagaagaagatctctatTCCCAGAGAttaagatgatttcagaaagagatgaagagaacctttgctcttaaacagcacatctttaaactaataccacTTAAATTGACATGTCccctaaacacagctgtgggaaaatctgtgaaaaaatgggagggatttcacaattgcagatttttcctagtggctgctattcatggaaaagaaaagccatgagataactgttttcttgtggagaagtctccataacatttaCAAGAGGAGGGTCTTtccctaagtgaactgaagaaagactattctagagttagaaaactgacagaaaattttagattttgtctctttacattgtcagattgtatggagaaaggaagtgttctgaaagttttgttctgatcCTTATTACCCTGTCATTTAGTTACTCTTAAGAAACTTTTCTTGATACCATTTAAAAGTTTTGAGCCcactttgcctttcttctaATCCTAGCtcaagagcaggaaatgagtaagtatattctagtgtgtgcactggtaattagacagcactgaacccaccacacttaTTGATATATTgcccaagaaatcccaaaatggtgaaccaaaactactacagaaacttcctgatgaactgccccagaccagagggaaatcaaggcagagccatggtttgtcaggagtTGCCTGAacctaatgagccccgtggtgcatttggagctgagccctggaacctcagggcctgagaggagattgcacaaacctttccaggagtcaacggcagaagaaaaccccaaactgtctcaaagcattaatgggtgccactgaggtccatccccaacacaggctcctcatggactccttgaaggagagaattggagactcaaaatggcacaaaaacctctcagtgtggaaaggaaaatccaaagtacctgaaaaaagtttagtatctcagagtattaatgagccccagtgagtgtcagtacaaagctctcaagggactcgttAAAGCAGAGAATTGGGgcatgattgcacaaacctctcacagagtctgtatcaaaagggaaacaccaagtacaataaaagaaattaacttctgggagcatgaaggaacccccagggccattcctgaccaaggctccccagggactccttccagcagatccttgaggccactgggatgtgggctagggggggatgctgagggcaggaccagggggtgacagtgcccagcctggctggggctgtgccaggaggccccagggcctcaggacaaggtgtctcctgacagcccttggtggcacagaccctgctgtgccccagggcaccaagacttggcttctctttgtccccacctgtcatcagcgcctccagttctctgctctgcctggggcctggggacactttctcagtcgtgtccctcagtgggacccattaaaagtccaagaaactttggagttggattgtgacttggagttctggagaggtttctgcagctccctctcagggcctgatgttcagggcctgagcacaaagccccagagggtcattaaagtccttgtgctgtgtctgtgctgctgagctgggcttggctcctggcacagagggtgatcctggtaaccaaggagagcttcaaaagcacatttctcttgctgagcagctcttctcccagcccagcagggctggggcactgcctgcaggcagcccgggcacagcacagaggcacagagagcttcaatcagtcagggctgggaaggggctgagaagtgcctggggcagaatcactgccagcccttggcacaggaacctctggccgcaggacaatgcagctgcagctcctggagagatctcctaaagctggaacatcccaatgcccacagaccctgtgagtacaaTTCTGATTATTTCTGGTGCTGGGTAGGCGAAATGCTTATGAAGTTCTGACATGGTGAGCAGTTCTGATCCGTCATAGAATATTTCCAAGACAAGAATTTTGATAAAAATGTGGAAATGTCCTAAGACTTTATTTTAGTTTCCTGCTATTGGAAATGGCAGGGAAGGGGGATAAATATTAACGGTTGATTATGAATTTTGACAAGTGCCTGAGACATCCAAACTGTTACTTTTAGTGATCAATATGTTCACAGGAGATCCCTAATGTgctttcagccactctgcccatggacagcagcagcaccacgtttgctggagccatcaggctcagtctgatctgtcctttctccaagctgcaaacagaacctgcccccagccagtgccctgcaaacagacagggttctgtcaggccaaggagagtgcacagagatttggggtctgggagtgctggcccggagagatcaggcacagggaaacacctgcaggaggaaaatctccaggaagcagagagaagatcagggaaggagagaaaacaaaacccagaaatgctgTGGCAGGGAGAGTTTAGAGATGCCCAGAGGatcccctccagtgcagcccttccctctgcacaagccccctccctcctgtgccccagccaagcctctgccctcagggtcggggctccaaggcgtgcagcccctcctgtgcaggcagagctgcagcagagccgtggggcagctctgcagccccgggcccagttccctctgcagagcacagggctgggagcagctgcccggcactgggggctctggcagggggcacagctggctcagggtgacacagctgtccccagtgcccggctctgggcaatgctggcagtgcagccagggaaggagctgcatctcccttcatccagtgccatcagaaggacacttggaaTTCTCCCTGAGATTTCAGTCCAAGCTGATATCTTCAATCCAGGGAGCAAACCTGTCCTAGAGCATCTCTGAGTTATAAGATTGATGGGGAAAGGAAGATGTGTTGTGGCACTGACAATGCTGCTGGGTTTGTGAAATGAGCAACGTGAGTCCTTGGCTACAAATGGGCTGGGGTGGATccatctgctctcagcagtgCCTGGTAACATTTTAGGGGAAGCGTGGGAAGGTGATCACCCTCCACCTGAGAAAGGTTAGAGCCCAGAGAAACTCTGAACAGGTCAGAATGACAGACCATCTCCCCTCATTTTTCTCTCAGCACTTTGCCTAACAGAAATTACTCTGTTCTccctgggggaagcagaaataCAAAGATTTTGATATCCAAGACTACTAGGAAAAATATTGCGGAGCTTATAACAAAAACCACATAACTCTTAAACACAAAATTGTGTCTGAGTGTGCTCCAGAGGAGGGTGTGTGGGAAATGGCCTTGATTTTGGTTACAGGTATCTCCTCTAACTCTTCACTGTCCTTTTTCCAtgaccaggtgcccatgtgcagccacagcaaatgtccagcagcagctccatcagccacttcctcctgctggcactggcagacacgcggcagctgcagctcctgcacttctgcctcttcctgggcatctccctggctgccctcctgggcaacggcctcatcatcagcgccgtagcctgcggccaccacctgcacacgcccatgttcttcttcctgctcaacctggccctcagcgacctgggctccatctgcaccactgtccccaaagccatgcacaattccctctgggacaccaggaacatctcctactcaggatgtgctgcacagctctttttctttctcttcttcatctcagcagagtTTTGCCTCCTGACtatcatgtgctacgaccgctacgtgtccatctgcaaacccctgcactacgggaccctcctgggcagcagagcttgtgcccacatggcagcagctgcctgggccagtgcctttctcaatgctctgctgcacacagccaatacattttccctacCCCAGTGCCAGGacaatgccctgggccagttcttctgtgaaatcccccagatcctcaagaTCTCCTGCTCCAATTCCTATCTCAGGGAACTGGGGCTTCTTGCTATTAGTGCCTGTTTGGTAtctggttgttttgtgttcattgttttctcctatgtgcagatcttcagggctgtgctgaggatcccctctgagcagggacggcacaaagccttttccacctgcctccctcacctggctgtgctctCCTTGTTCCTCAGCACTATTATGTTTGCTCATCTGAAACCCCCCTCtatctcctccccatccctggatctggccctgtcagttctgtactcggtggtgcctccagccctgaaccccctcatctacagcctgaggaaccaggagctcaaggctgcagtgtggagactgatgactggatgctttcaggaacattaaactgctggcaaATTTCTAcaaatcacttgtaataaaagtcatctttgatacttcttgttggtttAGTTTTgaaggttctttttctttgttttacattttaatgttttccacattagaaagaaatgtcattgtgccatttctcattttgtttctcttcaccttccctgtgcccacagactgtcaatgaggggctgcgCTCTCGGTGGCTTTCAAGGAACTAAAGGATGTCCCAgcaaagttttctgcagagatgtccttttgttgccttctctggagctgcagcagcaatgtctgtgtgcagagctgggggcagatcagtgctggcacagcagctctgctcctgctggccacaccattcctgacccaggccaggagccattggccttcttggccacctgggcacacggctggctcatgtccagcctgctgtccatcagtccctgcaggtccctttctgcctggctgctgtccagcccctctgtccccagcctgtagcactgcaggggttgttgtggccaaagtgcaggacccagcacttggacttgttaaacctcaccttgttggatttgAGCcctgatccagcctgtccagtccctgtgcagagccctcctaccctccagcagatcaacactcccagacaacttggtgtcaccagggttccatgaggccccagagtgtcccaatggtgTCCATGACTCCATGAggcccctcagtgtcacaatgtccctttggttccatgggaccccttggtgtcacaaagtcccttggatccttgggccctgcagtgtcacaatgtcaccgcggtccccaaggccctgcagtgtcacagtggatccttggttccatgaggcctggcagggcagcagtgctCTCCTTGGTccctcagtgtcacagtggcctcttggtccccagggacactgtcagtctgtggtggtggcgggcacaactttccctgggagtgttttgtGCTAACGGGCAGAGCCacgggagcccagcacacacacacacacacggagcaGCTCGGCAGGGAGGACACGGGAGGGCCCAGGCATGGAGCTCCAACGAGGGTTTATCAGGGTCTGAcgctccagggctctgggggttaaagacaaagacaaaggagGGTTTAGGGTGTAAATACGGgaaaagaggggctggaggagagcgtCAGGGATCTCAGGGTTTAGGGGTGGTACACAGGGAAAGGGACTAATAGGGAATGGCAGGGTGGATAGGTGGGCACATAAACCAACgggaaaatagggaagggaGAACTTGCTAGAACATGAACATATCAGGGTAAAAGGGGTAGGAAAGGCCAACGGGCCAATGGGGACAGAACTGGGACAAAttaacacagtgctgcagagcaccatgggggaagcttctgtcctcaccctgagctgtgaggaatgcCCAGAGCCTAAGGTGCATTTCTCCAGGGGATCGCTTTTGCCCTCTCCCCAGTAAGCTCACAggcctccacacacacacactggagatgtctggggccattcatcatttctctgctctcagcaccaaGGCAATGGactctggcacagctctgagttCAGGcccatggcaaccacccctggccatggggctccatggagctgctctcaggaaaccCCCCAAGAGCTGGGgagtgccccaaaactgcctcaggAATGTGCGATACCCCAGAATCTCCTCATGAATGTAGACTATTCAAACACTCACCCAGTAATGGGCTCCCCATATCTTAATCACCCCCAAACTTTGGCTGTCTCATTCCAGACCCCACCCCACCTCCCAAATGCCAACCTCTACCCATGCGACCCCTCCTGGACATCAAGATCCCTTCCCAAGCTGTACTTCCCCCATTTCACACCTCCCAATCCCCTTCCCACCCATCTCGCTCCACCCAATGCTCATCTCACCCCTCCTGATTTGCATCCCGCATTGCCCaatccccttccaacccaattttACCCTAAGAGGCAGTGGAATCGAGTAATTTTGGGGTGCGATTCAGCAGTCCAGATGTCCAGATGTCTCCTGGTGTCcataaaaaactccaaaaatcaTGAGTGAATCaaaaaaagccaccaggagtgtcccatttccagtctcatccctctggggttctggtgtccccggtgtcagggctgctggggatccTCGAGGGTCCTGGGGATCCCCCTTCTCCAGGGTCCTGcttagggatgctgggggggttttgcagtacaagggtccccctctccagcctccccccGGTCCAGGCACttgggggtcccccctctccccaccaccctgtcctggtttagggcaaatttgggagaaaacctcaaAGGGGattttctagaaagcagattcaagcgGCCTCTCCCCCACCAGTTtgggaaaagatttccttgcgaaaagtagaaaaaacctgtttatttactaggcaaagcattcaccagcacaaaacatgaacaatatcaaacaataaaacctgttgttgctccaaaagagacaacaaactcagaaagtccctccgtgggctgcagctcggctcactcaggctctgatcagtccctccatggcccaggcccagcccggtgggccacaggtgtgagctgccggtgctcttctggtgttcagtccagagcaggtttaaacagctccaaagaaaaagaaaaaccacagcccagggaacttctctgcctcagcgagctaaaaactaactaaaagcaaaggagagctctgtcctgctgtctgttggcagacaactgatacctcaggtttaagtttttctgttctgttttggtgtGCAGCTTCTAGCTTTATATTAAGTGTTCCTGGGATCTTCTCACAGGgtggtgaagacaaaacaatcctgttctagctggagagtcaaggacaatctcttcaaacttcaggcccaaagcacaaacaacaggaaaatcATAAGGCAGGCAAGCAAGGAGAATAAAACTTCATAATTGGAAGCTATTAACTGGGCCGTTAAATCCTGTATGCAAATGGACtaacacttataaaaatgtgagatcTCATGACCAagccctcttttgcttccatctcgGAGCCATCCGGGCAGAGCCCCGACCGTGGCTCCGGTACTGCCggggtgtggcctttgaaggcacttcaataaatatcctctttattcctcttggctccgtctggcctctgtcccagctccttaaggcatctcagcagcccaggagccggaatgtggaggggtgagtgcagctcctgaaaacaaactgcgcgcttcttcctccccctcttcgctctcagaaccagccctgaaGGTGCAGAACTCATTTCGGGGCCAAACGGACCAATGGGGGTACGAGCATCGtgaggtcaccccaggacaggccctgccaggctcaggggtcccgtccccgcctcatctccggctgccgggggtcccccagctccggtaccgccccttcccctctgccgccccgggggtcccacgttccgcagccccggctctcacggggatccccaaaaccaatgtcccgccctgtcagcgccgggccagccccgcgtgGTCCCCCCGGACCCTCCGAGGGGcgatcacagctcctctccccccgaaaaagctcctcttggggagcccggagggatccggggctcggcatctgccggctccgagcgctctccagaaaaatcctcccgGAGACCCCTCGATAGAGCCGGGGTGAGCtcggcctccccctgccctgcggctcggggctggggcgatgctggcggggcagggggtgctgcagcaggatcctacagtgacatttcactgccagccttcataacttcatcCCTGTGTTGTTgcagctcatggattgggaatgaaatcagggcagggcctttggtgggagctgccctggatcAAGGgaaacactgagagagaaacagagcaggcaaagaggggccggagagaaaggaggacacaaacacaatcagctgagaaggtggcactgtgaaaacagaactgcaatgaagtaaaaattaatgcgacagaaagaaataattttgtaatttcctatcaaaacacattttcctccctttctcacCAACCTTGTCCTGGTGTcattcagcagggctgtcagaaaGTTCATCATTCTGAgtggatgttccaggctgcagccacaaggaaacagggaatggggattttcctgctcctggggagtgaaacactgatgaaaaattaaaccctacaattttaataaagatttgtagagAATGGGTATGCTTATTTATAACGCTGTGGACGCATGTCCATTAAAGGGCAGTAAGCCCTGACATACGTCCACAGCgctataaataaacatacccattccctacaaatctttattaaaattgtagggtTTGATTTTCATCCGTGTTTCATTATGGCGAGTCAGGCAGGAGATTTTCTGTCCTCGCAGGGGCAGGGGGTAGAACAGACCTCCTTGGCACACccggggaatttccctggaggggctccgcTCTGCCTCGCTTGCCACCTGCGGAGACAGCCAAGGAGCGCTGGTGTGCGATAAAGGGACGGACTGAGAGGGCCCtggggtgccagagcagcactgctgggcagtccctcagagccggcagggcccggcctcGCTCCTGGGCCTGAGTGCCCGCGGGGAAGGGAAACAAGCGGAGAAACGGGGCTGAGGGCGTTCACTGTGTTTAAAGGCGgtgatttgtgtgcatttgaacAGTGGCTAGACGAACTGGGGGGGTTCCTCTGCCCCAATGG from Taeniopygia guttata chromosome 36, bTaeGut7.mat, whole genome shotgun sequence harbors:
- the LOC140681488 gene encoding olfactory receptor 14I1-like, producing MSSSSSISHFLLLALADTRQLQLLHFCLFLGISLAALLGNGLIISAVACGHHLHTPMFFFLLNLALSDLGSICTTVPKAMHNSLWDTRNISYSGCAAQLFFFLFFISAEFCLLTIMCYDRYVSICKPLHYGTLLGSRACAHMAAAAWASAFLNALLHTANTFSLPQCQDNALGQFFCEIPQILKISCSNSYLRELGLLAISACLVSGCFVFIVFSYVQIFRAVLRIPSEQGRHKAFSTCLPHLAVLSLFLSTIMFAHLKPPSISSPSLDLALSVLYSVVPPALNPLIYSLRNQELKAAVWRLMTGCFQEH